One region of Syngnathus scovelli strain Florida chromosome 15, RoL_Ssco_1.2, whole genome shotgun sequence genomic DNA includes:
- the puraa gene encoding purine-rich element binding protein Aa, whose amino-acid sequence MADRDSGSEQGGAATGPGFGSMHSAAGGAGSASGLQHETQELASKRVDIQNKRFYLDVKQNAKGRFLKIAEVGAGGNKSRLTLSMSVAVEFRDYLGDFIEHYAQLGPSNPGMVQDEPRRALKSEFLVRENRKYYMDLKENQRGRFLRVRQTVSRGAGLGSTQGQTIALPAQGLIEFRDALAKLIDDYGVEEEPAELPEGSSLTVDNKRFFFDVGSNKYGVFMRVSEVKPTYRNSITVPYKVWSKFGNTFSKYADEMKKQREKRACELEEEEEDEEEVQADDGDED is encoded by the coding sequence ATGGCGGACAGAGACAGTGGAAGTGAGCAGGGAGGAGCAGCCACGGGCCCAGGCTTTGGTTCCATGCACTCGGCGGCGGGAGGGGCGGGCTCGGCTTCCGGCCTCCAGCACGAGACTCAGGAGCTGGCGTCCAAGCGGGTTGACATCCAAAACAAACGCTTCTATTTGGACGTAAAGCAGAACGCCAAAGGCCGCTTCTTGAAGATAGCCGAAGTCGGGGCCGGTGGCAACAAGAGCCGCCTCACTCTTTCCATGTCCGTGGCAGTCGAGTTCCGCGACTACTTGGGGGACTTCATCGAGCACTACGCCCAGCTCGGTCCCAGCAACCCTGGCATGGTGCAGGACGAGCCGCGGCGAGCGCTCAAGAGCGAGTTCCTGGTGCGGGAGAATCGGAAGTACTACATGGATCTAAAGGAGAACCAGAGAGGACGGTTCCTGAGGGTCCGGCAGACCGTCAGCCGGGGGGCCGGCTTGGGATCCACGCAGGGCCAGACCATCGCGCTCCCGGCCCAAGGACTTATCGAGTTTCGTGACGCTTTGGCCAAACTTATTGACGATTACGGCGTGGAGGAGGAGCCCGCGGAGCTGCCCGAAGGCTCGTCATTGACTGTGGACAACAAGCGCTTCTTCTTCGACGTGGGCTCCAACAAGTACGGCGTGTTCATGCGGGTAAGCGAGGTGAAGCCGACGTACCGCAACTCGATCACGGTGCCCTACAAAGTGTGGTCCAAGTTCGGGAATACATTCTCTAAATACGCCGACGAGATGAAGAAGCAGCGGGAGAAGCGAGCGTgcgagctggaggaggaggaagaagatgaggaggaggtgcAGGCGGACGACGGAGACGAGGATTGA